Within the Chiloscyllium punctatum isolate Juve2018m chromosome 37, sChiPun1.3, whole genome shotgun sequence genome, the region ATAATGTGATGGATCCACTGAAGTGCTAATTGCATGAGCATACTGTGCTGCACAATTGGGAATTTAGGCTGTGATCTCCCAACAGAGGTGCCAAGTGCAGGAAACTAATTGTCCCAAGGGCAAGTGGTGGTTCCAGGGCCGGGTAGCCTCATAGAAAATTGAGATGGGTCATTTTAAACAGATGATTTCCACCATACACTCAAAAAAGGCATGTATCAATAAAAGCAGCGAGGCAAGTATTTGCGTTTTACtaaaactgattttaattcaattttaaAAGAGGAAAATAAATACAATATTGCTCATTTGATAAAAATAATTTCTATTCCTTTGACCCATAATCAAAGTTGATGTAAAATTGTAGCATCCCTTTACCTGGTAATCCTAGAATGAAATCTTTAAAAAGGACAGGCGGTCTCTCAAATGAATAGTCGCTTAATAACTTACGTAACAATGTCGAACCACAATAATCGGCACATTTCATGCACAGTCTCTTTTACGATCCACATGAGGTGACCTACTTTAACCGGTTCAGAGTTGACTTGTTTAGAAAAGGGATACTACAACTCTTAGTCAACAATCATCACGTATTCCTAAAATGCAAATAACAGTACCACTTTTCACCCAACATTGTACCCAATTTAAGTGTTGCATGGAACAGAATAATATGTTCTTCAATACACTTCCATGCTGAGTCACTGCTGGAGTGACGCAATTCAAAATGAAAACATTTCAGCAAACTGCTGAAAACATCGCCTTTCCGCCACTAAAACACCAAAATATATAATTCATTTTCACAAACAAAACGCAAAGGGGGTAGGAGACTGTATGAAATACGGAAGAGATAACGTCTCGTTCGGAGCAACAGCCTTGACTAAATTACAAAACGGCAGTTATTTTTGCTGTCAAaaaaacactttttttaaaaaaaatcagagatCTACATTAATATTGTAACGCGTCTGAATAGGAGCAGaaacgccccctcccccaacctatacaaagaaaagtaaagaaatagaATATTtttggaggggagggggattggGAGAAAAGCCCCGAAATATTTGTAATAAGAAACTGCTGTCATCTGACAATTACGAATGAATCTCACACTTGGCAAGTTACACGCTGTTGCGTCATGTGTTTCGACTGAGCAAAGTCACAGTTAAAGCACAGCATCATTTTATATACATTTCTATATAAAACCCCGCAGTGCTGGTTTCAAGAAACATcattcacccctctccctgccgttttttttaaaaaaaagcacggGTTACGGTCATCTAAACGATATACAACCTCGCTTACTGCAATGTGTTGTAAACACAGAGAATCCTCTATATACAAAGAGTCCTTTGATCAACTCCTTTTTGCAAAAGTCACGGTATCCgttgtttatatatatatatatataaaaaaggaGATAGAGAAAGAAAAATAATAAGAATCTATAAATattggggagctgtgcagtcagTCAATGTCAGCAGTTGCTGGACGCACTGAGCAGGGTGTGCTCTGGTAGCTGTTTGAACAAGTTTCTCAGAGTTGCCAGCTCCCGGCTGAGCTGCTCCACTCGCTTCTGGAGCCGCTCGTTCTCGGCGGTCAGTTCCAGCACTTTGTGTTGAGTCTCTACATTCCTGAGCTTGGCCTTGTCCCTGCTCTTGCGCACCGCGATgttgttcctctccctcctcagGCGGTACTCATCGCTGTGCTTGTCCACCAGCTTCTTGCTCTTGTTGTTCTTGGAGGCTGTGGCCCGCGCGGAGTCGCCGGCAGAGTTGGGGGTGGCCGGCGGGGTGGCGGACGAGGACAGGGACGAGGTGGACAGGTTGCTGTTGCTGCCGCTGGCCACGCACTGGTACTGCAGCAGCGGCCTCACGTAGGAGGGAGAGGAGGCGGCTGCGgccgctgctgctgctactgctgcCTGCACTGACATCCCTCCTCcgccagcagcagcagcagcagcagcagcctcttCCTCCCGGCTCTCCTGCTTCACCCCTTTCCCGTCCGGGCTCTGCTCGAACACCGGCTCCAGCCGAGTCTCCAGGAACTGCGGGGTGCAGCTCAGGATGTTGCCCTGGTGCCTGGCGCCGGCCGAGGAGCTGCGCATCATCGACAAGTAGGCGTTGTAGTCGGGCAGCGACTTCTTCTTGTACTCGTCCGAGAGCATAATATCCGTCAGCAGGTCCCCCCCGCCGCCGCCGAGCTCAAAGTTGCCCCCTGCTGCCGAGGCGCTGGCCGGGTCGATGTACGCGCTGAAGTCGATGGCACTCTCGTTGTCACCGATGCCCAGGTCTGTCATTGAACGGTCGCGGTGCAACTTGTTCAGGGAACAGTCCGGCTCGTAGAAGTTGGCCACTTCCATCAAATTAATGTAGGTCGGAGCCGTCTGGAAACATGGCGAGTCGCAACGCGAGTCCCAGCTGGTCAGACTTTGCATGAAAGCCGTGGTTGCAACAAGTTGGAAGGAAGGGGTTACCGACCCTTCGCGAAATTAAAACCGGGGAGTCttgcagcagcagcaggaggaggaggaggggggcaCGGTGTGAGGGCTCTCAGCTCAGGTCCTGTCGATCAGGCCACCTAACTCTCTTGTCTCAGAGGCACTGTCCTGAAAAGCTTTTTGCAATCTCTTATGTGCTTTTAGCTGAGCTCAGACCCTGTTGTCTTGTCAGTGGCTGAAGTTTAAAGCTGCTGGAAGCTCTCGCCAGTTCTTATATTTATAACCACATCGCTGCTGCCATTGACGTCAGCTGGCAGCCTGCCATCACCTCcaaccttttttctctctctctctctctctctcactcactcctctcTGCCCTGAGCGAGGAGATGTGGCGCCGTCCTTTAAAACATGTCATTATTATTCCTGATATCTGCCCAGAAAAAAAAGTTTTCGCCTTTGCAAATCAGCCCCCACTGAGACAGGCCAACCCTCTCAGTCAGCCTGAACGAGACAAGCTTTTTTTTTATTCAGTGCAGTTTGGAACAGAAGTAGAATGGGGTTTCAAGGCACGGGTTAGCTTCATTTTAAATCGATGTATTTTGCATTTTGAGAGGAGAGCTGTCACTTCAACGTCACGCGagcgttttttttaaaaacgaaACATCAGCCTGCGCCCTTAAAAATCGCTTCCATTCTGTCCAAATTCATCCCAGCCCTGCTCCTCCCAAGTGAAGAGGGGTTTAAGGAAGGAATTTCAGAGCACAGGGCCACTGACTGAAGTTAAAGCTGGCAGTGGAGGGATTAGGAAAGTGGGAAAATCCACAGGATTCACACAGGCAAGGCTGTTAGATGGTGGGATGGGATGGAGAGGGATTATCGGAGAAGGGGCCGTTCCAAAATAGCAAGGACTATTGTGTTGGGATTTGAACATGATGAGAAATTTAAAATGGGCTCTTCTATGCTCTGCGAGCAGAGGAGTGATGGATGAATAGGAGTTAATACACGCTATAGACAGCAAAGCTAGGTTTACagaaggtggaagatgagagCAGAGTCATGGTCATCCAGTCTGGGGGAACGATGAGGGTTCTGCAGCAGATGGAAATATTCTGATCTGGATGTGGACCTAAGTGATGCTTGGGTAACAATGTGTTGAGTCAGTCGTTTAAGCTTTGCCAATAATTTATTTGGCTTGAACAAATGGatagtgatggtgacagagttgGTGGCTAGGGAATGGAACTTGTTGAAGACAAAGGTTTCATTCTTCCCGATGTTCCTCGGAAACCTCAGTTCATCTATTGCTGGTTCTGGGACAAGTAATAAAAGGCACTGGAGAAGCTGAGTGAGGTGGTTTTGAGAAAGAGCTGAATGTTGAGAGACAATAGTGAAAGGTGGATTGTGTTTTCTGATGAGGGTTGGCAAGTAGAAGAGGGTCAAGTGGTTACAGCGTGAAAGCAGGGAGAAGCCACTTTTGGAAGTTCTCTGGTAATAATGGTAAGAATGGAACAAGGGGAGGACAATCCCATTTGGCTGAACAACAGAGAAGTGAGGTTGATAGGACAGTGTGGTCAATGGTGGCAATAATTAGAAACAGATTGAGAATAGTGCAAACAGTCATGATCATATAGAATCTTGTTTGTGACTTTGATTAGGATACTTCATTGATATGGCCAGGTGAACACCTTGGTACAGGTTTGGGAAGTGACAAGACAAATGACTTTAGAGAGGAAAAGTAGGCTGATACACGGGTAGGCTGATACATGGCTAGTTTGCAAGGATGgtggattgaaggatgggttttCTGAGGAGGAGGGGTTTGATGTTTGATTTGATATGGAGGAACCATAGCTGAGGAAAGGGAAGCACTTACAGCGTCAACAGGACAGAGTTTGGCAGAACAGCACTTTAATGAAAATTCAACCACATTGTGAGACCAAAAGGTGGGTCTCACAAACAGAATATGTTCAGAGATGGATAAGGGAGAGAAAGTAGAGCATGATGCAAGCTCTGAACCAGGCCGGGGAAAAAGTTGGGATCTTTTCACTTGGCGGATATGAGTGAGGAAGGAAGGCATGATCTCAAACTTACTGCCAAAGAAACCAGTGAAGACCTCCTCCTTGTGGCCCTTTACATGTTGTTAACACCAAACTGCATTGTATTACCTTCTAAAGAGAGCTGTGTGTTTCATGTGGTCACTTGCTGGTTATATAttgccctactctttctttactAGAAAGTATTTTAAAACTTATCCATTGAACTGTCTCCAAAAGCATCAGGTATTTTTGTGATTACTTTCTACTAATACTCACACTTGCTAAAAACACATCTCACAAGGATATTTTTTAAATGAAgaaatattttcctttattccatTATGGAAGTAATGAATTTACTTTTCACTCAATGAAAGGACATCCTCTCAGAAACTTGCAGCACTAGGAATAAATTCTAGTTTAATTTTAGAATTAATATTGTTGCTATTATGGTAATGCAAGATTAAAATTAAATATAATGTTACCATTTTGTTAACATTTAACTACGCCATTCGGTTTCAGTAGTTCAGTCATGGTGGTTGCATTTGATAAATATTCAGGTTTTACCGGTATAACAAGAAAATATTGACAACAAGTTGTAACTGGAAAACTCAGTTACATTTGAAAAACAATGTTTTAGTTTTTTTTCTTGGTgatagttattattttacagcCAACTGTGAATGTATAAAATATAGCATTTGTTATTTAATGTCCTCAGAACTTTCTGCAGATACAATATACTTCTAAAAATGCAAATTTAACTTTTAATTAATAAACAATTTTATTAACATGATTTTCACGATATACAGTGGTAGATGTGAAGTGATACATGTAGTGGTTATAGTAAGTATACTACATTTAAACGTAAAACTGAAGATGACTAAACATCTCGTGTGATTTTTATAATTGGCATATATTCACCCAGGCACGTGTTCTTTGATATATGCCATTGTAAAATGACATGTAAATTGTAAATGAGCATAATTTTCAGATCTTGGTGTGAGAAACACAAAGCACATTATTTAATTATTTCTTAGTGTTTGTGTCAAATTAATCACATGCCCTGCCCTAATTGGAAGTAATCCATTCGGATTCCTTGGAATTTTGCAAACTGTAGAATAATTTCTTTCAGTAAATCACTGCTTGAACATTTTTTACCTTGGTATTTCATCAAGATTCCGTGAAGCAAAAGGTTTGCGAGCACACACGGCTATACTGACACCTGGTGGTGATCTGTTGACACCATATATAAAAAACAGAAAGAAGAAAGGAAATGCAGCATTTACAGGACCCCACAGAACCTCGCATTGGAAGGAATTTGAAATCCAGCAACTGTTTTATAGGCCAACAGTtagcaagtttttttaaaaaatcagtggAGAAATGACTAATTCAGTTGTCTTTGGTAATGTTGTTCCAGAGAGAAATGCTGACCACTTTCCAGGAGAATGCCTTTTCCTCTTTGAACATGACAGTCGGAATGTTCCACATCCCACCACTAACGGTTCGAGCCGTTAAAATTACAGGCTGGAGAATGCAGAAGCGTGAATATTAGCTTGGGGTCTTTGAATCAAATGTGTCATTCAAACCAGCACTCCATCCGTCGTTGCAACGTAAGTACTAGCATGGGGCACGAGTCAACAAACATTTAAGGAAAATTTAGGTTTTAAAATAAGTGCATCTTCCGCATCGGAAGTCTTCAAccccccatggcatcaatgtggacttcaccagtttcctaatttccccttccccaccttaccccaattccaaccttgcagctcagcatcatccttatgacctgtcccacctatccgctccaccctcctcaccgacctatcacctccacctccatccacctactgctcTCTCAGggaccttcccccagccccacccccttcccgtttatctctccactcgggaggctcccagccttattccctatgaagggcttttggccgaaacgtcgattttcctgcttcgcagatgctgctggcctgctgtgcttttcctgcatcactctaatcttgactttaaaaTAAGTGCGCTATTTGCAAAAATGACTACAAGTTGAAACTTACTACTTttgtcaaaaatatattttaaccACTGCAAGCTACATTATAAATGTATTCCTTTAGAATCTAAATTTGATTGTCGTATTGTTCATTGGTATTAAGCCTAATAATACAAAGGAACCACAAGAAAGGGATCCTATGTATCTGCGCTGATTCAACTTTTGTTTTTTTCAGGCTCCTGGGCGtccagagttttttttaaaaatcgagaTTTCAGACGTATTCCATTTGGAAAAAATACGTTCTTTGGAGTAACTGAAAGTTTGCAAAAACCATCATAATGTAAAAATCAACATGAGTATCTAATTCCAAAACCAAATGTATATAGAGTTATAATTTAGCTTGATTATTCACTAAAACTAGTCTGGAGTTAGTTGTGAAAGTGTTTATGGAGACTGACTTGCTGGACGTTGCTGTACATCTTCCAAAGATGGGTTTGACAGAATGGTATATTTGTTCTAAATTGCTGTATTGTTGAATGGTTATGTATGTCCAGCATGTATAAAAGATCAAATGGAATAaaattaagatttttaaaaaattttggtTGACTTGCCTGGACTTTTTATGATAAGGCATCATGCTGTCATTATTAAGATTGGCCAGGTCAAAAAGGATCTGTTTTAGTTTGGACATTTACTATTATGGGAGCACTAGGTTATTTCAGTGCCTATTTATtgatatttatttaaataaagatACCTTAAATATTGACAAAGTGTACACCTAGATTAGCTAAGCTCTATTCGCTGACTTAATGTGATATTGGGCCTATGATGCCTTGTCATTGCATAAAATGGTAGAGGTGAGCACAATTACAACGTCCAAAGGATATTGGACAGGTACATAGATACAAAatgttaagagggatatgggtcaaatgcaggcaaaaaGCGCTAGTTGAATTTAGGAAACCAGGtttgcatggacaggttgggccaaaaggtctgtttttgtgctgtatgacactgtgacTCTAAAATATTGTCAGAAGTCACTATATCTGGGTTGACCATAAAAGTCGTAATTGTCACTCACGTTTTAAATGTTAAACATAATGGAATATCAAGGATATTATGCTGCTTGAAGTTAACTGGGAAAAATACATTGTAAATGATTTTAACAACTTATTGATGGCAGAATTCACATATTACTAAAATCATGGGTATGGTAAAATAACTAATGCAGCAGTTGGATAGGAAGTTAGGCAATGAAGGATCATAGAGTTTGGGCAAATGGGTGATGCTTAAGCTGCAAAATACTTGAAATGTTAGGTTATCTCAAAATCTGCTGATGCAGAAGTAGTTTTGACAAATACTGAGGTGAGTAAAAGACTTCACAAAGGTATAGTTAGCAGAACAGGGAGCCAAATGGCTGATGCAACATAATATGGATAAATCTAAGATAATTCAGTTTGAGAACAAATAAAGATTAGGAGATAACAGTCAATGAGAAAATATTGAACAGTGTGCATGAACCAAAAAACCTTGGGTACAAATATATAATTGTTTGCAAATGTGAGCACCAATAGATTAACCCATTGAAAAGACCAATAGGCGTGTGAGTTCTGTAAATAGTAAAGTAATAGTAATTGCCTTGGCAGAGAAGATTTGAGagtcattataaaatacaattgaaTTCACACTGATGGTGCCAGGAATAGAAAATTGTAATTATGAAGAATGATTTGTTAATGTGAGATTATTTCCATTCAAGCAGAAAAGGCTAGTATGAAAATTAAGATTTATTTTCAAATAATGAATACCAGTTTTGATAGAGTGaataggggaaaaaaaaaacatttccttAGGCTTTGGGAGTCCATGGCATATAGTGTGCAATTTGAAGATTATTTTTAATAGTGTAGTGATCGAGACTAGAGAAATTTCAATAGATGAGATAGTTGCTGTAGAAATCGCTTTGCTATAGGCAATAGTTGAGGCTGAGTACACTGCATGTTTTATAAGAAAATTGAATAAATATTAGAACCAAAGGAAGAATAAGAATTTTAGGAAAGAACTAGGCACTGGGAGTAGTTGTGCATTGATTTTGCAATGAGACAACATGGGTATAGTCTATAAACCACTGCAATTGTTTTCATCTTATTCTTTTCCATTTATATAATTAAATAATTGGCAAAAGGAAAATTGGGTGGAATAATCATACACATTTAAAGCGAAAGGAAAATGAGATGGATTATGTTACAAACATAAAACCTTCTGCCTGCAGGTTTCTGCTCCACATTGTGTCCAATTGATACTTTATATCCAAACAATAGAGACAAAATTCCAATCCATAATCATCAGCTAGGAGAGACAATAAAATAGCAACAATTTTTATGATTTCTATCCACAGTGACACTATTATGAACACGTTCTGTCGAATACTTCTAGCCCACAACAACCAGAGGAATTTTTATATCAATTTCTGAACCAATTAAATACTGTACCTCCAAGCCTTACCTGATCATAAATTAACCTTCAACTATAGGTTAGATTTAGAAATCTTCCGAAGAGACggatatataaatagaaagctgtCTCATATGTATCCAGGGGATTAAAAAAGGATGGCTGCATTTCAATTACCAAATATTGTTGATCATGAGAGAGCAATCAGAATGGGTGTAGCAACCCTGCCAGAATAACAGCTAGATTAACTCTGGCCATTGAATCCCCACTTGAAGCAAATCCAAGCCCTGATATTCTTGGTAATGAAACTGCATGATATGCACAGAGGGTATTATAAAATCTGCACAAGGGACCAAACATGATGAGCTGATAAATATTTTACACAGATTTATCTTAAGCACAGGTAAGGTGCCCCAATAAAGTGTACATGTTCCCTGTCTACAGGTGCTCCTCCAAACTGCCCACCCTACCCAGTCTTCCTGCTTAATCATGTGCAAGAAGGTGATCTGATGTCTGCGAGGATTTAACAGCTGCAAGGCATTGGTGTTCAGTTCTTGGGACTATGAGCCTTGGTCATGTGGGAAGATCACATTGTGATTGAACTTACCTTGTTCCTTTGAATCTTCTTGAGCTCAAGAAATCACAAGTTGGCAATCAATGTGCACAATATAATCTTCGTGATtactgaatgagtgcagctcagAAATCGTGTGATCCTATGAAAACCCCCTCATAATATCTGACTCATTCTCCTGACTGAGTGCAGTCCATCCTCCAGACTGTCTTGAAATTACAGCCCCAACTGAAACAGCCCATATTCCAGACTGATTTTGCAAATAAGACTGAAAGTGGCTGATCAGCAAGGCCCTGACTATTTTTGCTTGACTGTCAGGACCGACCATTATCCAATCCCAGGGCATTTGGCAGCATAGCCCTGACTGAATGTGGCCTATTCTTGGACTGAATCTGCAAGAGCATCATGAGTGTCTGATCTGTTTTCACTTAACTGTGCTACTCGTGTAGTCCCATCCCTTGACTGCAGCAGTACAGTTCTGAACTTGTGTTGGACCAACCACCTGACTGACTATGGCCAAACCTCTGGACAATAGGCTCTGGACTGATTGTGACAATGTCCCCTGAATGATTGGAGTCTACCCTTACCCCACTAAACACTTCTTCCTTTTCATTTGACATATTGCCCTTCCCTTAAAGCACATATTGCACCTCTGACCTTAATGCAGCATCGTACCACGCAATGACATGTTTCTCCCCATCTTGACCTACCCTACTCCCCACGATTGTTCTGTGTCGTCTTCCTGTTTCCCACTGCTGCGACCTGGCTGCTTCTCGCTGTGTGCTGAAGTTCTCCGTTGAAGACGACTCTGGTTGTCCTTGCCCACAAATTTTCCACTTCAGGGCCAGAGGTTGCTGCTTGAGCCTGATGTGGAAGTTACCTGTGGGGAGGACAAGAGCTGCCTAAGCTGCTTGATAACAATCTCGATGATGTGCAGAGGCCACTGTGCAGTTGTGTGGGTGGTGGGTCCAGGGAAACACTGTGCCATTTATCAGGAAGCCACCTCTGCACATGTAATAGTTCCATCTAACGTAAAGAACAGGGAGGTAAGCAGGCACAGCCGTGCTCTCAGAGATTCGAGGCAGAAGATCCTACTCAACAGGGTACCTGCTTGGTTTGTATCATCTAATTTTTAAAGCTTCGGGTTTCTTAATCAGGCAGAAGTTAATCAGGACTTTAATAAGGTGAGTTGAGTGACTAATCAGATGCAAAAACAGTgcaaacagatggcgagaatttGATGTCACCATCTGCTGTTTAAGTTGAAGGTGAGAATCTGATAAAAACCtaaggaactgcagatgctggaaatctgaaacaaaatcagaaattgctggcaaagctcatcaggtctgacagcatctgtggagagaaatcagagttaatgtttcatgtctagttctgaggaagggtcaccggactcgaaacattaact harbors:
- the LOC140462977 gene encoding CCAAT/enhancer-binding protein beta-like, coding for MQSLTSWDSRCDSPCFQTAPTYINLMEVANFYEPDCSLNKLHRDRSMTDLGIGDNESAIDFSAYIDPASASAAGGNFELGGGGGDLLTDIMLSDEYKKKSLPDYNAYLSMMRSSSAGARHQGNILSCTPQFLETRLEPVFEQSPDGKGVKQESREEEAAAAAAAAGGGGMSVQAAVAAAAAAAASSPSYVRPLLQYQCVASGSNSNLSTSSLSSSATPPATPNSAGDSARATASKNNKSKKLVDKHSDEYRLRRERNNIAVRKSRDKAKLRNVETQHKVLELTAENERLQKRVEQLSRELATLRNLFKQLPEHTLLSASSNC